A stretch of Lysobacter sp. K5869 DNA encodes these proteins:
- a CDS encoding GNAT family N-acetyltransferase has translation MATRERLPPWHERQRLPNGREVLIRPVRPEDADPLRAGFALLQPDEVRQRFLYALKELTPEMAERFTRVDPRTEFALVAAEPLPPGEALVGAVARVAIDERTQDAEFAILVSRYIANMGLGRYLMTRLVKWARGKKVHRLYGDVFEHNTPMLSLAQSLGFEREFHQDSPGLIRVSLDLRSKPAPAEAAGGT, from the coding sequence ATGGCCACGCGTGAACGTCTCCCGCCCTGGCACGAACGCCAGCGCCTCCCCAACGGACGCGAAGTCCTGATCCGTCCGGTCAGGCCCGAGGACGCCGATCCTCTTCGCGCCGGCTTCGCCCTGCTCCAGCCCGACGAGGTGCGCCAGCGCTTCCTCTACGCGCTGAAGGAGCTCACCCCCGAGATGGCCGAGCGCTTCACCCGGGTCGATCCGCGCACCGAGTTCGCCCTGGTCGCGGCCGAGCCGCTGCCGCCGGGCGAGGCCCTGGTCGGCGCGGTGGCGCGGGTCGCCATCGACGAGCGCACCCAGGACGCCGAGTTCGCGATCCTGGTCAGCCGCTACATCGCCAACATGGGCCTGGGCCGTTATCTGATGACCCGGCTGGTGAAGTGGGCGCGCGGCAAGAAGGTGCACCGGCTTTACGGCGACGTGTTCGAGCACAACACGCCGATGCTGTCGCTGGCCCAGTCGCTGGGCTTCGAGCGCGAGTTCCACCAAGACTCGCCGGGCCTGATCCGGGTCTCGCTGGACCTGCGCAGCAAGCCCGCGCCGGCCGAAGCCGCCGGCGGCACCTGA
- the mfd gene encoding transcription-repair coupling factor, with translation MTQASASVSLLPKSGQQRAWWRAPASPSALAWAIAQAAGEHDGPLLAVTRDNHGAHQLEADLRTLLGAAGAADGALPVLPFPDWETLPYDVFSPHPDIVSQRLSALHRLPALKRGIVVVPVQTLLQKLAPLRHVVGGSFDVRVGQRLDLDQEKRRLESAGYRHVPQVLDPGDFAVRGGLLDVYPMGADSPFRVELLDDEIETIRAFDPESQRSLDKIERVHLLPGREVPLDEASLKRALDALRERFDLDTRRSALYQDLKAGLAPSGIEYYLPLFFEQTSTLFDYLAGNVLPVIADGALEAADAFWTHTGERYEQRRHDIERPLLPPDQLYLTPVGLRERLNQGERIELCGEQHAQRTRALALGDQPAPSLPVAARDAAPAEALKSFLSNYPGRVLIAADTAGRREALLEVLQSAGLRPDVVADWAAFRDGAARFAIAVAPLDDGFAIDEPALAILTERQLFPERASQPRRRKRAGREPEAIIRDLGELSEGAPIVHEDHGVGRYRGLIVLEAGGQPGEYLEIEYAKGDRLYVPVAQLHLISRYSGASVETAPLHSLGGEQWTKAKRKAAEKVRDVAAELLEIQAKRQARAGLALDVDRAMYEPFAAAFPFEETPDQHSSIEAVIRDLGSSQPMDRVVCGDVGFGKTEVAVRAAFVAAAAGKQVAVLVPTTLLAEQHYRNFRDRFADWPLKVEVLSRFKTSKEIKAELEKLTEGKIDVVVGTHRLLQNDVRFKDLGLVIVDEEQRFGVRQKEALKALRANVHLLTLTATPIPRTLNMAMAGLRDLSIIATPPAHRLAVQTFVVPWDDMQLREAFQRELSRGGQVYFLHNDVESIGRMKRQLEELVPEARIGIAHGQMAERELESVMLDFHKQRFNVLLCTTIIESGIDIPNANTIIMNRADKFGLAQLHQLRGRVGRSHHRAYAYLVIPDQRSITADAQKRLEAIASMDELGAGFTLATHDLEIRGAGELLGEDQSGQMAEVGFSLYTELLERAVRSIRQGKLPDVDSTDARGAEVELHIPALIPEDYLPDVHTRLTLYKRISGARGTDELRELQVEMIDRFGLLPDASKHLFAVAELKLGATALGIRKLDLGDKGGRLQFVERPNVDPLSIIKMIQGQPKLYQMDGPDKLRIKLELPDAPARLAAAKGLLTLLDTKH, from the coding sequence ATGACCCAAGCTTCCGCATCCGTGTCCCTGCTGCCCAAATCCGGCCAGCAGCGCGCCTGGTGGCGCGCGCCGGCCTCGCCCTCCGCGTTGGCTTGGGCGATCGCCCAAGCCGCCGGCGAACACGACGGCCCGCTGCTGGCCGTGACCCGCGACAACCACGGCGCGCATCAGCTCGAAGCCGACCTGCGCACCTTGCTCGGCGCCGCCGGCGCGGCCGACGGCGCGCTGCCGGTGCTGCCGTTCCCGGATTGGGAAACGCTGCCCTACGACGTCTTCAGCCCGCACCCGGACATCGTCTCGCAGCGCTTGTCGGCGCTGCACCGCCTGCCCGCGCTCAAGCGCGGCATCGTGGTGGTGCCGGTGCAGACGCTGCTGCAGAAGCTCGCGCCGCTGCGCCACGTGGTCGGCGGCAGCTTCGACGTGCGCGTCGGCCAGCGTCTGGATCTGGACCAGGAAAAGCGCCGGCTCGAATCGGCCGGCTACCGGCACGTGCCGCAAGTGCTCGACCCCGGCGATTTCGCCGTGCGCGGCGGCTTGCTCGACGTGTACCCGATGGGCGCGGATTCGCCGTTCCGGGTCGAGCTGCTCGACGACGAGATCGAAACCATCCGCGCCTTCGATCCCGAATCGCAGCGCTCGCTCGACAAGATCGAACGCGTGCACCTGCTGCCGGGCCGCGAAGTGCCGCTGGACGAGGCCTCGCTCAAGCGCGCGCTCGACGCGCTGCGCGAGCGTTTCGATCTCGACACCCGGCGCAGCGCGCTGTACCAGGACCTCAAGGCCGGCCTGGCGCCGTCGGGCATCGAGTACTACCTGCCGCTGTTCTTCGAGCAGACCTCGACCCTGTTCGACTACCTCGCCGGCAACGTGCTGCCGGTGATCGCCGACGGCGCGCTGGAGGCGGCCGACGCGTTCTGGACCCACACCGGCGAGCGCTACGAACAGCGCCGCCACGACATCGAACGCCCGCTGCTGCCGCCGGATCAGCTGTACCTGACCCCGGTCGGCCTGCGCGAACGCCTCAACCAGGGCGAGCGCATCGAACTGTGCGGCGAACAGCACGCGCAGCGAACGCGCGCGCTGGCGCTGGGCGACCAGCCCGCGCCGAGCCTGCCGGTGGCCGCGCGCGACGCCGCGCCGGCCGAGGCGCTCAAGTCGTTCTTGTCGAACTACCCCGGCCGCGTGCTGATCGCCGCCGACACCGCCGGCCGCCGCGAGGCGCTGCTGGAAGTGCTGCAATCGGCCGGCCTGCGCCCGGACGTGGTCGCCGACTGGGCCGCGTTCCGCGACGGCGCGGCGCGCTTCGCCATCGCGGTGGCGCCGCTCGACGACGGCTTCGCCATCGACGAACCGGCGCTGGCGATCCTGACCGAACGCCAGCTGTTCCCCGAACGCGCCTCGCAGCCGCGCCGGCGCAAGCGCGCCGGACGCGAGCCCGAGGCGATCATCCGCGACCTCGGCGAATTGTCCGAAGGCGCGCCGATCGTCCACGAAGATCACGGCGTCGGCCGTTACCGCGGCCTGATCGTGCTCGAAGCCGGCGGCCAGCCCGGCGAATACCTGGAAATCGAATACGCCAAGGGCGACCGGTTGTATGTGCCGGTCGCGCAGTTGCACCTGATCAGCCGCTACTCCGGCGCGTCGGTGGAAACCGCGCCGCTGCATTCGCTCGGCGGCGAGCAATGGACCAAGGCCAAGCGCAAAGCCGCGGAGAAAGTCCGCGACGTCGCCGCCGAACTGCTGGAAATCCAGGCCAAGCGGCAAGCCCGCGCGGGTCTGGCGCTGGACGTGGACCGGGCCATGTACGAGCCCTTCGCCGCGGCGTTCCCGTTCGAGGAAACGCCCGATCAGCACTCCTCGATCGAAGCGGTGATCCGCGACCTCGGCAGCAGCCAGCCGATGGACCGGGTGGTCTGCGGCGACGTCGGCTTCGGCAAGACCGAAGTCGCGGTGCGCGCGGCCTTCGTCGCCGCCGCGGCCGGCAAGCAGGTCGCGGTGCTGGTGCCGACCACGCTGCTGGCCGAGCAGCACTACCGCAACTTCCGCGACCGCTTCGCCGATTGGCCGCTCAAGGTCGAGGTGCTGTCGCGCTTCAAGACCAGCAAGGAGATCAAGGCCGAGCTGGAGAAGCTCACCGAAGGCAAGATCGACGTGGTGGTCGGCACCCATCGCCTGTTGCAGAACGATGTGCGCTTCAAGGATCTCGGCCTCGTCATCGTCGACGAAGAGCAGCGCTTCGGCGTGCGCCAGAAGGAAGCGCTGAAGGCGCTGCGCGCCAACGTGCACTTGCTGACGCTCACCGCCACGCCGATCCCGCGCACGCTCAACATGGCCATGGCCGGCCTGCGCGACCTCAGCATCATCGCCACCCCGCCGGCGCACCGGCTGGCGGTGCAGACCTTCGTCGTGCCCTGGGACGACATGCAGCTGCGCGAAGCGTTCCAGCGCGAGCTCTCGCGCGGCGGGCAGGTCTACTTCCTGCACAACGACGTGGAAAGCATCGGCCGCATGAAGCGCCAGCTCGAAGAGTTGGTGCCCGAAGCGCGCATCGGCATCGCCCACGGCCAGATGGCCGAGCGCGAGCTGGAGAGCGTGATGCTCGACTTCCACAAGCAGCGCTTCAACGTGCTGCTGTGCACGACCATCATCGAGTCGGGCATCGACATCCCCAACGCCAACACCATCATCATGAACCGCGCCGACAAGTTCGGCCTGGCCCAGCTGCATCAGCTGCGCGGCCGCGTCGGCCGTTCGCACCATCGCGCCTACGCGTATCTGGTGATCCCGGACCAGCGCTCGATCACCGCCGACGCGCAGAAGCGCCTGGAGGCCATCGCCTCGATGGACGAACTCGGCGCCGGCTTCACCCTGGCCACCCACGATCTGGAAATCCGCGGCGCCGGCGAGTTGCTCGGCGAGGATCAGAGCGGGCAGATGGCCGAGGTCGGCTTCAGCCTCTACACCGAGTTGCTGGAACGCGCGGTGCGTTCGATCCGCCAGGGCAAGCTGCCGGACGTGGACTCCACCGACGCGCGCGGCGCCGAAGTGGAGCTGCATATCCCCGCGCTGATTCCCGAGGATTATCTGCCCGACGTGCACACCCGCCTGACGCTGTACAAGCGCATCAGCGGCGCGCGCGGCACCGACGAGCTGCGCGAGTTGCAGGTCGAGATGATCGACCGCTTCGGCCTGTTGCCCGATGCGTCCAAGCACTTGTTCGCGGTGGCCGAACTCAAGCTCGGCGCGACCGCGCTGGGCATCCGCAAGCTCGACCTCGGCGACAAGGGCGGCCGTTTGCAGTTCGTCGAACGGCCGAACGTGGATCCGCTGTCGATCATCAAGATGATTCAGGGGCAGCCCAAGCTGTATCAGATGGACGGGCCGGACAAGCTGCGGATCAAGTTGGAGTTGCCCGATGCGCCGGCGCGTTTGGCGGCGGCGAAGGGATTGCTGACCTTGCTCGACACCAAGCATTGA
- a CDS encoding heme-binding protein, which produces MLRHSLPLALLLAAAMPTHAAPPLKSQLPQRTVLNLAAAEQIAAAAAAKAREQNLTVSIAVVDEAGRLMHFQRMDGTPNSSVEVAIGKAVHAADYRRDSGFHQKLLEGGNHVVLGLPHALPIEGGVRLLLDGQVIGGIGVSGAQAAQDGQIAQAGADLLK; this is translated from the coding sequence ATGCTCCGCCACTCGCTCCCACTCGCCCTGTTGCTCGCCGCCGCCATGCCCACCCACGCCGCTCCGCCGCTCAAATCGCAGCTCCCGCAGCGCACCGTGCTCAACCTCGCCGCCGCCGAACAAATCGCCGCGGCGGCCGCCGCCAAGGCGCGCGAGCAGAACCTGACGGTCTCCATCGCCGTCGTCGACGAAGCCGGCCGGCTCATGCACTTCCAGCGCATGGACGGCACGCCCAACTCCAGCGTCGAAGTCGCCATCGGCAAGGCCGTGCACGCCGCCGACTATCGCCGCGACAGCGGGTTCCATCAGAAGCTGCTGGAAGGCGGCAACCATGTCGTGCTCGGCTTGCCGCATGCGCTGCCGATCGAGGGCGGCGTGCGCTTGCTGCTCGACGGTCAGGTGATTGGCGGGATCGGCGTGTCGGGCGCGCAGGCGGCGCAGGACGGGCAGATCGCGCAGGCCGGCGCCGATTTGTTGAAGTGA